The Cinclus cinclus chromosome 3, bCinCin1.1, whole genome shotgun sequence genome has a window encoding:
- the TMEM244 gene encoding putative transmembrane protein 244, giving the protein MALKVKTAETKVVLVNLLICIVVFYTVYYVVLSVCFAVFRIKMLDGLGPFDFKTNPSWINPYYLVLVISLEITFFICGLLFALVVEEWVWDYAVTVTIIHIIITSVVMSEFPLMLHWWLALGSGVISMICGGQILAYCLFKDNFIYPILDDF; this is encoded by the exons GTTGTACTGGTGAACCTGTTGATATGCATAGTAGTTTTCTACACTGTGTACTATGTGGTCCTCTCTGTGTGCTTTGCAGTATTCAG GATTAAAATGTTGGATGGTTTGGGAccttttgattttaaaacaaatcccTCATGGATTAACCCATATTATTTAG TTCTTGTGATATCCTTGGAAATAACTTTCTTCATTTGTGGTCTGCTGTTTGCTCTGGTTGTGGAAGAATGGGTTTGGGACTATGCTGTAACAGTTACTATTATTCATATCATCATAACTTCAGTGG tTATGTCTGAGTTCCCCCTGATGTTACACTGGTGGCTGGCATTAG gatCTGGAGTAATTTCAATGATTTGTGGAGGACAGATTTTGGCATATTGCTTGTTCAAAGACAACTTCATTTACCCAATTCTTGATGACTTTTGA